Proteins co-encoded in one Gopherus evgoodei ecotype Sinaloan lineage chromosome 4, rGopEvg1_v1.p, whole genome shotgun sequence genomic window:
- the LOC115651418 gene encoding caspase recruitment domain-containing protein 8-like isoform X4 has protein sequence MEAPGRSDLLRKLKALGKEELEGFKDKLSEVLLEGGSEPIPKTPADPAALTDLLLRHCRGDSKAVLKVLEDVEARLQKVSPTASSHPQEERKPSTCTKAGDSGPKSQFTHSGNEVPPGEGGTLASAIAFMKRYLSFTGSKAEAMGKQSRKEDPTWDNWGTDKCKLCPREEDPSEEISPEIIQGPDGNQETYRVHLPGAGSFRCSETKLGLEVRAAVTVQYRYGFWDQHLSVWSTPKWMIAGPLFSIQAEPAGAVAAIHLPHFLCLRGADSSRMQIAHFIEEGMTLEKPMQVRPFHAVLENPSFSLYGVVWGNGSKPPILIHSIVLLYWALKMAKTTLHLYIIPNDHSRFKAVDDYEKKYPSRLVSTSLQTHKPLTFDSHYIVSSQANIEVTPKELEFCNIQAECLQSYMEIYTKDIQGGLEFSLVEKINKEPIWEAHVRPGRLSSGGDHGRGRGLCLEPQSASADG, from the exons ATGGAGGCCCCTGGGAGAAGTGACCTGCTGAGGAAGCTGAAAGCCCTGGgtaaggaggagctggagggattCAAGGATAAGCTGAGTGAAGTCCTGCTGGAGGGGGGATCTGAGCCCATCCCCAAAACACCAGCTGACCCTGCAGCACTAACTGACCTGCTTCTCAGGCACTGCAGAGGGGATTCGAAAGCGGTTCTGAAAGTCCTGGAAGATGTTGAAGCCAGACTCCAGAAAG TCTCTCCCACAGCTTCGAGCCATCCACAAGAAGAGCGGAAGCCGTCCACTTGCACTAAAGCAGGCGATTCAG GACCAAAGAGCCAGTTCACGCATTCAGGCAATGAGGTTCCCCCTGGTGAAGGAGGAACACTAGCATCTG CAATTGCCTTCATGAAGAGGTATCTTTCCTTCACTGGCTCCAAGGCCGAAGCTATGG GAAAACAAAGCAGGAAGGAGGATCCCACTTGGGACAACTGGGGAACGGACAAATGCAAACTGTGTCCCAGGGAGGAG GATCCTTCAGAAGAAATAAGTCCAGAGATTATTCAGGGCCCAGATGGGAACCAAGAGACGTACAG GGTTCACCTCCCTGGGGCAGGCTCCTTCCGTTGCTCTGAAACCAAACTGGGACTTGAGGTAAGGGCAGCAGTGACTGTCCAGTACCGATACGGCTTCTGGGATCAGCATCTGAGTGTATGGAGCACTCCTAAATGGATGATCGCTGGCCCTTTATTCAGCATCCAGGCAGAACCGGCTGGGGCCGTGGCAGCCATTCACCTCCCGCACTTCCTGTGTCTCAGAG GGGCTGACAGCTCCCGGATGCAAATTGCCCATTTCATCGAGGAGGGGATGACCCTGGAGAAGCCAATGCAAGTGAGGCCATTCCACGCTGTGCTGGAGAACCCCAGCTTCTCTCTGTATGGAGTGGTCTGGGGGAATGGCTCCAAACCACCAATTCTGATCCACTCCATTGTGCTGCTCTACTGGGCACTCAAGATGGCAAAGACGACTCTTCACCTCTACATCATCCCTAACGACCACTCCCGGTTCAAG GCCGTTGATGACTATGAAAAGAAGTACCCATCAAGGCTGGTGTCGACATCTCTTCAGACCCATAAGCCCCTGACCTTTGATTCTCATTACATTGTGTCCAGTCAAGCAAACATAGAAGTGACACCCAAG GAGCTGGAGTTTTGTAACATCCAAGCAGAGTGTCTGCAGTCATATATGGAAATCTACACTAAGGACATTCAGGGAGGACTGGAGTTCAGCTTGGTAGAGAAAATCAACAAGGAGCCCATCTGGGAGGCACATGTGAGACCAGGTAGGCTCAGCTCAGGAGGAGATCACGGCAGGGGGAGAGGTTTGTGCCTGGAGCCCCAATCTGCTTCTGCTGATGGCTAG
- the LOC115651418 gene encoding NACHT, LRR and PYD domains-containing protein 1b allele 2-like isoform X2, producing the protein MEAPGRSDLLRKLKALGKEELEGFKDKLSEVLLEGGSEPIPKTPADPAALTDLLLRHCRGDSKAVLKVLEDVEARLQKASSHPQEERKPSTCTKAGDSGPKSQFTHSGNEVPPGEGGTLASAIAFMKRYLSFTGSKAEAMGKQSRKEDPTWDNWGTDKCKLCPREEDPSEEISPEIIQGPDGNQETYRVHLPGAGSFRCSETKLGLEVRAAVTVQYRYGFWDQHLSVWSTPKWMIAGPLFSIQAEPAGAVAAIHLPHFLCLRGADSSRMQIAHFIEEGMTLEKPMQVRPFHAVLENPSFSLYGVVWGNGSKPPILIHSIVLLYWALKMAKTTLHLYIIPNDHSRFKAVDDYEKKYPSRLVSTSLQTHKPLTFDSHYIVSSQANIEVTPKELEFCNIQAECLQSYMEIYTKDIQGGLEFSLVEKINKEPIWEAHVRPEDATLSVSSVQTQTDEHFVSQHREQLIQQVMAVDGILDSLCGSVLDLEQIQSIRAERSSMEKMRKLYELVPKWDNDCKDRLYQALKEKHRPLVEELEGI; encoded by the exons ATGGAGGCCCCTGGGAGAAGTGACCTGCTGAGGAAGCTGAAAGCCCTGGgtaaggaggagctggagggattCAAGGATAAGCTGAGTGAAGTCCTGCTGGAGGGGGGATCTGAGCCCATCCCCAAAACACCAGCTGACCCTGCAGCACTAACTGACCTGCTTCTCAGGCACTGCAGAGGGGATTCGAAAGCGGTTCTGAAAGTCCTGGAAGATGTTGAAGCCAGACTCCAGAAAG CTTCGAGCCATCCACAAGAAGAGCGGAAGCCGTCCACTTGCACTAAAGCAGGCGATTCAG GACCAAAGAGCCAGTTCACGCATTCAGGCAATGAGGTTCCCCCTGGTGAAGGAGGAACACTAGCATCTG CAATTGCCTTCATGAAGAGGTATCTTTCCTTCACTGGCTCCAAGGCCGAAGCTATGG GAAAACAAAGCAGGAAGGAGGATCCCACTTGGGACAACTGGGGAACGGACAAATGCAAACTGTGTCCCAGGGAGGAG GATCCTTCAGAAGAAATAAGTCCAGAGATTATTCAGGGCCCAGATGGGAACCAAGAGACGTACAG GGTTCACCTCCCTGGGGCAGGCTCCTTCCGTTGCTCTGAAACCAAACTGGGACTTGAGGTAAGGGCAGCAGTGACTGTCCAGTACCGATACGGCTTCTGGGATCAGCATCTGAGTGTATGGAGCACTCCTAAATGGATGATCGCTGGCCCTTTATTCAGCATCCAGGCAGAACCGGCTGGGGCCGTGGCAGCCATTCACCTCCCGCACTTCCTGTGTCTCAGAG GGGCTGACAGCTCCCGGATGCAAATTGCCCATTTCATCGAGGAGGGGATGACCCTGGAGAAGCCAATGCAAGTGAGGCCATTCCACGCTGTGCTGGAGAACCCCAGCTTCTCTCTGTATGGAGTGGTCTGGGGGAATGGCTCCAAACCACCAATTCTGATCCACTCCATTGTGCTGCTCTACTGGGCACTCAAGATGGCAAAGACGACTCTTCACCTCTACATCATCCCTAACGACCACTCCCGGTTCAAG GCCGTTGATGACTATGAAAAGAAGTACCCATCAAGGCTGGTGTCGACATCTCTTCAGACCCATAAGCCCCTGACCTTTGATTCTCATTACATTGTGTCCAGTCAAGCAAACATAGAAGTGACACCCAAG GAGCTGGAGTTTTGTAACATCCAAGCAGAGTGTCTGCAGTCATATATGGAAATCTACACTAAGGACATTCAGGGAGGACTGGAGTTCAGCTTGGTAGAGAAAATCAACAAGGAGCCCATCTGGGAGGCACATGTGAGACCAG aggatGCGACACTTTCTGTTTCATCTGTCCAAACTCAAACAG ATGAGCATTTTGTCAGCCAGCACCGAGAACAGCTGATCCAGCAGGTGATGGCAGTGGATGGCATCCTGGATTCATTGTGTGGCTCTGTTCTGGACCTGGAGCAAATCCAGAGCATCAGAGCAGAGAGATCCAGCATGGAGAAGATGAGGAAGCTGTATGAGCTGGTGCCTAAATGGGACAATGACTGCAAGGACCGGCTCTACCAGGCACTGAAGGAGAAGCACAGACCCCTAGTGGAAGAGCTTGAGGGGATATAG
- the LOC115651418 gene encoding NACHT, LRR and PYD domains-containing protein 1b allele 2-like isoform X3 — MEAPGRSDLLRKLKALGKEELEGFKDKLSEVLLEGGSEPIPKTPADPAALTDLLLRHCRGDSKAVLKVLEDVEARLQKVSPTASSHPQEERKPSTCTKAGDSGPKSQFTHSGNEVPPGEGGTLASAIAFMKRYLSFTGSKAEAMGKQSRKEDPTWDNWGTDKCKLCPREEDPSEEISPEIIQGPDGNQETYRVHLPGAGSFRCSETKLGLEVRAAVTVQYRYGFWDQHLSVWSTPKWMIAGPLFSIQAEPAGAVAAIHLPHFLCLRGADSSRMQIAHFIEEGMTLEKPMQVRPFHAVLENPSFSLYGVVWGNGSKPPILIHSIVLLYWALKMAKTTLHLYIIPNDHSRFKAVDDYEKKYPSRLVSTSLQTHKPLTFDSHYIVSSQANIEVTPKELEFCNIQAECLQSYMEIYTKDIQGGLEFSLVEKINKEPIWEAHVRPDEHFVSQHREQLIQQVMAVDGILDSLCGSVLDLEQIQSIRAERSSMEKMRKLYELVPKWDNDCKDRLYQALKEKHRPLVEELEGI; from the exons ATGGAGGCCCCTGGGAGAAGTGACCTGCTGAGGAAGCTGAAAGCCCTGGgtaaggaggagctggagggattCAAGGATAAGCTGAGTGAAGTCCTGCTGGAGGGGGGATCTGAGCCCATCCCCAAAACACCAGCTGACCCTGCAGCACTAACTGACCTGCTTCTCAGGCACTGCAGAGGGGATTCGAAAGCGGTTCTGAAAGTCCTGGAAGATGTTGAAGCCAGACTCCAGAAAG TCTCTCCCACAGCTTCGAGCCATCCACAAGAAGAGCGGAAGCCGTCCACTTGCACTAAAGCAGGCGATTCAG GACCAAAGAGCCAGTTCACGCATTCAGGCAATGAGGTTCCCCCTGGTGAAGGAGGAACACTAGCATCTG CAATTGCCTTCATGAAGAGGTATCTTTCCTTCACTGGCTCCAAGGCCGAAGCTATGG GAAAACAAAGCAGGAAGGAGGATCCCACTTGGGACAACTGGGGAACGGACAAATGCAAACTGTGTCCCAGGGAGGAG GATCCTTCAGAAGAAATAAGTCCAGAGATTATTCAGGGCCCAGATGGGAACCAAGAGACGTACAG GGTTCACCTCCCTGGGGCAGGCTCCTTCCGTTGCTCTGAAACCAAACTGGGACTTGAGGTAAGGGCAGCAGTGACTGTCCAGTACCGATACGGCTTCTGGGATCAGCATCTGAGTGTATGGAGCACTCCTAAATGGATGATCGCTGGCCCTTTATTCAGCATCCAGGCAGAACCGGCTGGGGCCGTGGCAGCCATTCACCTCCCGCACTTCCTGTGTCTCAGAG GGGCTGACAGCTCCCGGATGCAAATTGCCCATTTCATCGAGGAGGGGATGACCCTGGAGAAGCCAATGCAAGTGAGGCCATTCCACGCTGTGCTGGAGAACCCCAGCTTCTCTCTGTATGGAGTGGTCTGGGGGAATGGCTCCAAACCACCAATTCTGATCCACTCCATTGTGCTGCTCTACTGGGCACTCAAGATGGCAAAGACGACTCTTCACCTCTACATCATCCCTAACGACCACTCCCGGTTCAAG GCCGTTGATGACTATGAAAAGAAGTACCCATCAAGGCTGGTGTCGACATCTCTTCAGACCCATAAGCCCCTGACCTTTGATTCTCATTACATTGTGTCCAGTCAAGCAAACATAGAAGTGACACCCAAG GAGCTGGAGTTTTGTAACATCCAAGCAGAGTGTCTGCAGTCATATATGGAAATCTACACTAAGGACATTCAGGGAGGACTGGAGTTCAGCTTGGTAGAGAAAATCAACAAGGAGCCCATCTGGGAGGCACATGTGAGACCAG ATGAGCATTTTGTCAGCCAGCACCGAGAACAGCTGATCCAGCAGGTGATGGCAGTGGATGGCATCCTGGATTCATTGTGTGGCTCTGTTCTGGACCTGGAGCAAATCCAGAGCATCAGAGCAGAGAGATCCAGCATGGAGAAGATGAGGAAGCTGTATGAGCTGGTGCCTAAATGGGACAATGACTGCAAGGACCGGCTCTACCAGGCACTGAAGGAGAAGCACAGACCCCTAGTGGAAGAGCTTGAGGGGATATAG
- the LOC115651418 gene encoding NACHT, LRR and PYD domains-containing protein 1b allele 2-like isoform X1: MEAPGRSDLLRKLKALGKEELEGFKDKLSEVLLEGGSEPIPKTPADPAALTDLLLRHCRGDSKAVLKVLEDVEARLQKVSPTASSHPQEERKPSTCTKAGDSGPKSQFTHSGNEVPPGEGGTLASAIAFMKRYLSFTGSKAEAMGKQSRKEDPTWDNWGTDKCKLCPREEDPSEEISPEIIQGPDGNQETYRVHLPGAGSFRCSETKLGLEVRAAVTVQYRYGFWDQHLSVWSTPKWMIAGPLFSIQAEPAGAVAAIHLPHFLCLRGADSSRMQIAHFIEEGMTLEKPMQVRPFHAVLENPSFSLYGVVWGNGSKPPILIHSIVLLYWALKMAKTTLHLYIIPNDHSRFKAVDDYEKKYPSRLVSTSLQTHKPLTFDSHYIVSSQANIEVTPKELEFCNIQAECLQSYMEIYTKDIQGGLEFSLVEKINKEPIWEAHVRPEDATLSVSSVQTQTDEHFVSQHREQLIQQVMAVDGILDSLCGSVLDLEQIQSIRAERSSMEKMRKLYELVPKWDNDCKDRLYQALKEKHRPLVEELEGI; the protein is encoded by the exons ATGGAGGCCCCTGGGAGAAGTGACCTGCTGAGGAAGCTGAAAGCCCTGGgtaaggaggagctggagggattCAAGGATAAGCTGAGTGAAGTCCTGCTGGAGGGGGGATCTGAGCCCATCCCCAAAACACCAGCTGACCCTGCAGCACTAACTGACCTGCTTCTCAGGCACTGCAGAGGGGATTCGAAAGCGGTTCTGAAAGTCCTGGAAGATGTTGAAGCCAGACTCCAGAAAG TCTCTCCCACAGCTTCGAGCCATCCACAAGAAGAGCGGAAGCCGTCCACTTGCACTAAAGCAGGCGATTCAG GACCAAAGAGCCAGTTCACGCATTCAGGCAATGAGGTTCCCCCTGGTGAAGGAGGAACACTAGCATCTG CAATTGCCTTCATGAAGAGGTATCTTTCCTTCACTGGCTCCAAGGCCGAAGCTATGG GAAAACAAAGCAGGAAGGAGGATCCCACTTGGGACAACTGGGGAACGGACAAATGCAAACTGTGTCCCAGGGAGGAG GATCCTTCAGAAGAAATAAGTCCAGAGATTATTCAGGGCCCAGATGGGAACCAAGAGACGTACAG GGTTCACCTCCCTGGGGCAGGCTCCTTCCGTTGCTCTGAAACCAAACTGGGACTTGAGGTAAGGGCAGCAGTGACTGTCCAGTACCGATACGGCTTCTGGGATCAGCATCTGAGTGTATGGAGCACTCCTAAATGGATGATCGCTGGCCCTTTATTCAGCATCCAGGCAGAACCGGCTGGGGCCGTGGCAGCCATTCACCTCCCGCACTTCCTGTGTCTCAGAG GGGCTGACAGCTCCCGGATGCAAATTGCCCATTTCATCGAGGAGGGGATGACCCTGGAGAAGCCAATGCAAGTGAGGCCATTCCACGCTGTGCTGGAGAACCCCAGCTTCTCTCTGTATGGAGTGGTCTGGGGGAATGGCTCCAAACCACCAATTCTGATCCACTCCATTGTGCTGCTCTACTGGGCACTCAAGATGGCAAAGACGACTCTTCACCTCTACATCATCCCTAACGACCACTCCCGGTTCAAG GCCGTTGATGACTATGAAAAGAAGTACCCATCAAGGCTGGTGTCGACATCTCTTCAGACCCATAAGCCCCTGACCTTTGATTCTCATTACATTGTGTCCAGTCAAGCAAACATAGAAGTGACACCCAAG GAGCTGGAGTTTTGTAACATCCAAGCAGAGTGTCTGCAGTCATATATGGAAATCTACACTAAGGACATTCAGGGAGGACTGGAGTTCAGCTTGGTAGAGAAAATCAACAAGGAGCCCATCTGGGAGGCACATGTGAGACCAG aggatGCGACACTTTCTGTTTCATCTGTCCAAACTCAAACAG ATGAGCATTTTGTCAGCCAGCACCGAGAACAGCTGATCCAGCAGGTGATGGCAGTGGATGGCATCCTGGATTCATTGTGTGGCTCTGTTCTGGACCTGGAGCAAATCCAGAGCATCAGAGCAGAGAGATCCAGCATGGAGAAGATGAGGAAGCTGTATGAGCTGGTGCCTAAATGGGACAATGACTGCAAGGACCGGCTCTACCAGGCACTGAAGGAGAAGCACAGACCCCTAGTGGAAGAGCTTGAGGGGATATAG